Proteins found in one Pontibacter sp. SGAir0037 genomic segment:
- the rlmB gene encoding 23S rRNA (guanosine(2251)-2'-O)-methyltransferase RlmB, with protein sequence MESRSNRHLSGGNRYGGRPRQPKEDKIEMIFGLRPIIEAMLAGKVLEKIFLQKGARNANIDELTDLAKKADVPVATVPVEKLNNLTRKNHQGAVAFISAITYYPLEEIVTSLFEKGKNPLLLILDRITDVRNFGSIARNAECLGVDAIVIPSRGGAQVNADAIKTSAGALHLVPVCREPNLKQTLDYLRDSGIQLVACTEKTEEHLTNTTVDMVGPTAIIMGSEEDGISPEYLKRADARLRIPLVGQIGSLNVSVATGIILYEAMSQRLRENGYANLNRFEPL encoded by the coding sequence ATGGAGAGCAGGAGTAACAGACATTTAAGCGGTGGAAACCGCTACGGAGGTCGTCCGAGACAACCGAAGGAAGATAAAATTGAAATGATATTCGGGCTTCGGCCTATCATAGAAGCAATGCTGGCAGGCAAGGTGCTGGAGAAAATCTTTCTGCAGAAAGGTGCCCGCAACGCTAATATAGACGAGCTTACTGATCTGGCTAAAAAAGCGGATGTGCCGGTGGCTACTGTGCCTGTAGAAAAGCTGAACAACCTGACCCGAAAGAACCACCAGGGAGCAGTTGCTTTTATTTCTGCCATCACTTATTATCCTTTAGAAGAGATTGTAACGTCGCTGTTCGAGAAAGGAAAGAACCCTTTGCTGCTGATCCTGGATAGGATAACAGATGTGCGTAATTTTGGTTCTATAGCCCGAAATGCAGAATGTTTAGGCGTGGATGCCATAGTGATTCCGAGCAGAGGAGGCGCCCAGGTGAATGCTGATGCTATTAAAACATCGGCAGGTGCTTTACACCTGGTGCCGGTATGCCGCGAGCCGAACCTGAAGCAAACACTCGATTACCTCCGGGATTCCGGGATACAGCTGGTAGCCTGTACCGAGAAAACAGAGGAGCACCTGACCAACACCACAGTAGACATGGTAGGGCCAACTGCTATTATCATGGGTAGCGAAGAAGACGGCATCTCGCCAGAGTACTTGAAACGTGCAGATGCCAGATTGCGCATTCCGCTGGTAGGCCAAATAGGTTCGCTGAACGTGTCTGTCGCGACAGGCATTATATTGTACGAAGCAATGAGCCAGCGCCTGCGAGAAAATGGCTATGCTAACCTCAACAGATTTGAGCCATTGTAG
- a CDS encoding mannose-1-phosphate guanylyltransferase, whose protein sequence is MDNNTYVIIMAGGIGSRFWPFSRTNFPKQFHDVLGIGESMLQMTMKRFRDICPVENVFVVTNKDYEGLVKEQLPQLSDNQILLEPVGRNTAPCIAYASYKIAQLNPNANLVVSPADHVVLKEEAFTRVVTEGLKAASQSDVLITLGITPSRPDTGYGYIQFIDDDSSPIKKVKTFTEKPNLELAKMFLDSGDFVWNSGIFIWNVKSILSAFRQHLPEISEIFEDSSAAYNNPQEQNFITNAYSQCRNVSIDYGIMEKVDNVFVVLSDIGWSDLGTWNSLYTIGEKNEEGNVIDGDTILYDTKNCIIKTPKERLVVVQGLDDYIVAEYDNVLMICKKSEEQKVKEFMSDAKAKKGAGYI, encoded by the coding sequence ATGGATAATAATACTTATGTAATCATAATGGCAGGCGGAATCGGAAGCCGCTTCTGGCCATTTAGCCGTACCAATTTCCCTAAGCAATTTCACGATGTGCTGGGTATCGGCGAAAGCATGCTCCAAATGACAATGAAACGCTTCAGAGACATTTGTCCTGTGGAAAATGTATTTGTGGTTACAAACAAAGATTATGAAGGCCTGGTAAAGGAGCAACTGCCTCAACTCAGCGATAACCAGATATTGCTTGAGCCTGTTGGTCGTAATACGGCTCCTTGTATAGCTTATGCTTCTTATAAAATCGCCCAGCTTAACCCAAATGCAAACCTGGTGGTAAGCCCCGCCGACCACGTGGTATTAAAAGAAGAGGCTTTTACCAGAGTAGTTACAGAAGGACTTAAAGCTGCCTCGCAAAGCGATGTGCTTATTACACTGGGCATCACACCAAGCCGGCCAGACACTGGCTATGGCTACATTCAATTTATAGATGATGACTCCAGCCCTATAAAAAAGGTGAAGACTTTTACAGAAAAGCCTAACCTGGAGCTGGCTAAGATGTTCCTGGACAGCGGAGACTTCGTTTGGAATTCGGGTATCTTTATCTGGAACGTTAAAAGCATTCTCAGTGCGTTCAGACAGCACTTGCCCGAAATCTCTGAGATTTTTGAGGATAGCTCTGCCGCTTATAATAATCCGCAGGAGCAAAATTTTATCACCAACGCTTACTCTCAATGCCGGAATGTATCGATAGACTATGGTATTATGGAGAAGGTAGACAATGTATTTGTAGTTCTTAGCGATATCGGCTGGTCAGACTTAGGCACCTGGAACTCTCTTTATACAATCGGGGAGAAAAATGAAGAGGGCAACGTAATAGACGGGGACACCATTCTTTACGACACCAAAAACTGCATCATCAAAACGCCAAAAGAGCGCCTGGTAGTGGTGCAGGGCTTAGACGATTATATTGTAGCCGAGTACGACAATGTGCTTATGATCTGCAAGAAGTCTGAGGAGCAAAAAGTAAAAGAATTTATGTCCGATGCAAAAGCAAAAAAAGGAGCTGGCTATATTTAA
- a CDS encoding SIS domain-containing protein, with protein MNLLNNITKTAKKVLEAEAEAVGRLADLIDESFENCVKAILAIKGRVVVTGIGKSANIASKIVATLNSTGTPALFMHAADAIHGDLGMIQPEDFVICISKSGNTPEIKVLVPLLKRKGSKLAAMVSSTDSYLARCADFLLNASVEREACPHNLAPTTSTTAALALGDALAVALLEARGFSSADFAVLHPGGSLGKRLYLKVEDIYGQNEAPRVNETASVKEAIIEISSKRLGATAVVKEGSGELIGIITDGDVRRMLNNHDSIGGIRAVDIMTVSPLTIEPDQYAAEAMAIMQEKNITQLVVTKSGKFEGFVHLHDLLKEGLV; from the coding sequence TTGAATCTCCTTAATAATATAACGAAAACTGCAAAAAAAGTCTTAGAGGCTGAAGCTGAAGCCGTCGGCAGACTGGCAGATTTAATCGATGAAAGCTTTGAAAATTGCGTTAAAGCCATTCTTGCCATTAAAGGGCGTGTTGTTGTAACGGGTATTGGCAAAAGTGCCAATATTGCATCTAAGATAGTTGCCACTCTTAACTCAACCGGTACTCCTGCCCTTTTTATGCATGCTGCCGACGCCATACACGGCGATCTGGGTATGATACAGCCTGAAGATTTTGTGATTTGCATCTCTAAAAGCGGCAACACCCCGGAGATAAAAGTTTTAGTACCTCTTTTAAAACGAAAAGGTTCTAAACTGGCAGCTATGGTATCGAGCACCGACTCATATCTTGCCAGATGTGCCGATTTTTTACTTAATGCTTCTGTAGAGCGCGAGGCTTGCCCTCACAACCTGGCCCCCACAACCAGCACCACTGCGGCACTTGCGCTTGGCGATGCCTTGGCCGTAGCACTACTGGAAGCCCGTGGTTTCAGTTCTGCAGATTTTGCTGTTCTGCACCCTGGCGGATCATTAGGAAAAAGACTATATTTGAAAGTAGAGGATATTTACGGACAAAATGAGGCTCCAAGGGTAAATGAGACAGCATCTGTAAAGGAGGCCATCATTGAAATTTCATCTAAACGTCTGGGAGCTACAGCGGTAGTAAAAGAAGGCTCTGGAGAATTAATAGGTATTATAACCGATGGAGACGTTCGTCGTATGCTCAACAATCATGATTCGATTGGCGGTATCCGCGCTGTTGATATTATGACGGTTTCACCTCTTACCATTGAACCCGATCAGTATGCTGCGGAAGCCATGGCAATTATGCAGGAAAAGAACATTACACAATTAGTAGTAACAAAATCAGGCAAATTCGAGGGCTTTGTGCACCTCCACGATTTATTAAAAGAAGGACTTGTATAG